TATAACGCGTGTATTTATCACACGTTATGTATGGACGTGCGTTTCGAAATTCCATACTCAATTTGATTTTCCTTTTACCGCCTTATCTTCTATCGCCAGAGATTATATTTACCCGGTCTTATCATACTATACGTGCTCGATTCCGCCGATTGTACACCGCGAATGGCACGGGATAGCGCGATCGCTCATTTGCTACGCAATATTCTAACGAAGCTAAAGCTAGCAGCCAGAATTAACAGCCAAATGTTCTAATGcttatatttacatttttccatTTCCACAAAGTTTAACGCTCTTAGCTGCTAACTATGGCTGCTATCTTCAGCTTCATAATATTCTAATCGATCAGACTTCATCTAAAACCAAGTCCGTTTTGCGGTTCATTCGTGACGTCGACGTTGCAATTCTATTCGTTATTCAGACAATTTACAATTGATGCCAGTGCGCAGTATCCATCGatcatttttgtttctgtGATCATCGAGGTTGTTTTCCATCTTACACTTTTCTCTTTCAACGATCGCCGACCTTGTAAGAATCGGCATGAATGGAAAATCCGATATCGGTATACTTTTACACCAACTGAATTACGTAGTAtgcaaatataatatttatcttGAAACGCAGGTATTAATATAACGATTGAATTGCTCATTTGCTTGATAATTATCGGAATGCACCTCCTCAATATGAATTGAGAAATTGAACGAAGGATTTCTTCAAGTACATATACCGTGTCTAACTAATTCTGCAACGCTGCGAGCGTGACACAGTCGTGATTATCAGTGTTATTATTTGCATGAAGCGTGCCTGGTGTATATTCTATTACAGTACcgaaaaatatcaaagaagGATACATTATCTccagagaaaataatattcccgcacGCAATCTAACCGTTGGCAGTGTGTTGCGGTGATAAAATTAGCATTTCCTCATTCTCTTCTTCGCGTCATCGTAGTCGCTCCTTTAGATATAGGaagtgagagtgagagagaaagaggaaaaaaggagaggggaaagaaacaaagaaggGCAAACAACTATTTAACGTGCGTAATTGTCACGACGTTTATTCACATGGCTTTTATACAAAAATCCaattactttttcagtgaCGCTCAGGTTGCATAAATATAATACTGCATGGCGGcaactttattcttttttcttttatgttaTTTCCCAATTACGCAATATACAATTGTTTTGACGAAGGCAAATAATAAtgatccatttttttcaaatcttatgattttcatccctgGACGTTGCATGTCTTATGTATGGGAAACTCGTCACTATCCTTGCAGAGAGCACGACCGTACAAAAAGGATTGCTGAGAGGCCAGCCAATCCTGAACTTGGCAATATCCAAGGGGGGTCGTGAACTCTATCAAGACATCTCACATGTGTCGTCGTGTGTCtatgtaattttcttttttctttactcatCACGccgttatttgttttttatacttgtttCTCACATTTATCAAGCGAGGATAATATCCTGCATCTAGAGAGTAAAATACGGTTGAGGGAAAAAGATGCAAACAAAGAAACCCTAACGTACGAACAATTTATCAACCTTGCGCGTGTCGTTGCACGTAAATTGTTCATACAAGTCAAATAATAGCTTAAAAAGCGACTACCCGGAGACGTCGGTCGCCCATAATGCACGTATGGAGAAGTTAGGACTGGCTACAGTTGTCAACTCTATATAAACACTTTATTCCGTGTTCGATAAATGACCGTCTTTTGTTTACAACGGCGATTGTTCCAACAATTGACGTTCAATTTGAATTCGAGATAAAAACTAGAGTTTATCTTATATCTAATTGTAAACAGACGTGCACACGCGTATTTTtacctgaattttcggagcatGTCTTCGCGTAATCCGGTTTCGGTACTATCGACGAATTTTGGGTCTGGCTTAAACTGACTAATCAGCACGTACCCTTAACATACACACGCACTCCGGTAATATCGGAAGAGAATCATTATGCGATTATCATCATTCACCGTGTAACACTCACTCACTTTACACAACGTTCGAACTGTAACTGACAGCTAGTCCAGAGTCCTCCAGGCCGCCCACAGCTTGGCCACCACGCTCCTCCCCCCCATTCTCCTGCTCTATCGAAAATCCACCCGAGGGTGCTTTGAGCTTTAGAATTTAGGGTGCCGTTCCATGACAACGACAGTTTGACTGATCATGGAACGACggaacgaaacaaacaaaagttaCTAGATTCCGAATTTCGTTGATTGTTATGCCGTCAGGTTTTGCACGGGTTTGACGGAACCAGCATTCTGTTGCACTTCGTTAGAACTTTGGtgagcataattttttttatgtcaaagCGGTGAGTTTCTAGTATCTACCAAAGGCATCTACTAGTAATTTCAACATGGCTAAATGCATGACTTTCcaatcaatatatttttttcattactaatttcaaaattcgaaataatgAACAATAAAATGATGAACATACATATGGAGTTTTGAAGTTCCGTTTCGTATATACATGCTTGTTTATGACCCATGTGATAAATTTCGAACGGAATGAGTGCAAATTTCTGTTATTTCGCTTAATTCATTCATCAAATAATTGACGTACTTTCACATAGAAACAACCTACATACTCACTTCAGTGATtcagtgtacatacatacgtaattGAAATACAAAGGTATGAAAGTAACACTTTTTCGCCTGGTACTATTGAAAAGGTCGTGAATTAATTCTCGAGAACAAGCATTTGTAGTCAGAGTAGGGGAACCgagattttgagaaatgtaTTCCGCTCACAGCCCGTAAGCGACTTTATCGAGTGACTGCAATATATTTAATTCTTAGAAATAGCGCAAATTTGCATCGATTCCGTTCCCTCGTTCCGTTCGAAATTTGCCACATGGGACCTTAGGccatatattgtatatcacggtcttacatacaagACCGTACTGTATATGCTCTAATTGTAAACATGGGACATAGGGCAAATTAGCGTACGGAACGGAATTTTCAAAGTAACTAGATTTCGTTCCGTTGTTCCGTGATCAGTCGATCCGTCGTTGACATGGGACAGCACCCTTACGCTCTTGCGCAGCTAGCGCGCCGTCAGGAAGGAAGACTGCCATCCCCTCCTCACTTGCTTGCGCTGCCCTGCGGTGTCGATTGTGGCCATTCGACGTCTTCCATTTTGTGTCGCCGGAGAGGAGTCTGTGGAGCGAGAAGGTGCACGCTTACGTCTTTCGTGTATCCAATTTAGTAGCGCCCTCTGATGGGAAAGAGCTTTTTGGAACTATTTTCGAGGTGCTTGGACGGTAAATGCATGTCGGCAACTGACTAATACTCTGCGGCATTTAGCCTCAAGAAAGCAGTGAATGATGCAGAGCATATATTTACTTTAGTAAAATACGATTGTAATGGACAAAACTGAACAAATAACAAACATTAACGATTGATCTGATTacagtgtgaaaaaataattgagataCTTTGTAAGCTGAATATTTATTCCCAAATATTGTCCATCAGTTACTAGTATATTTCCCACGAAGGACTGAATCTGGGCTATCGCTAAGTGTTAAGCAATAGCAACagtgttataaaataataaaccaaTACGAATTAGTGTTACCGCTGTTTCTTCATTCAGAAAATCAATTTGAGAAAGATCTCCAGAAATGATGTTGGGATCGCGTCAATTTGATATGTTAAAAGTCAAATGGAGCCCACAATACGTTGATTTGTTAACCGAACGGTAGATATCATTAAACTCTCAAAAACTACTCATTTTCATTAGTTAAATACTGATGAGCTGTAGTCTTGTGcattacaatttcaaacttatataaattaaactaAAACTGATGCTTCAACATTTGTATACACAGCGCGCATGGCATCGTGATAAATTGAGGTTTCCCTAGTTTACTCAGAATGAATCccgttaaatatttaaatcggTGTTTTAGAATGAGCGATGAATTTCCATCTTTAGAACAATCTACCGTGTTATATAGAAAATGCTATTCACGTCTTTGTTAATTCGTAATACAAATAAGAAACCGTTTCATAAATGCTGTAACTCTCAAAATGCGTTCCGTGTTTATCCATCGATATAACAGCTCTGAGCGTCACTTTATCCGAATACAACTGTCAACAATTTATCTGACCTAATCTCAGAAAAACAGTCTCAAAATGAACCGGCCGTTCCATTCAGAACTTCATTTAACACGTGCTCTACAAATTGTTAGTCATTCACCATCAGTGTCTTCAATATCATAATATTCGAGTATattcttttccattttcgCCATCCACAAAGGTGGTTTGAATTGTCCTGAGATGACAGTCTGTAGAATCTGCTCTAAAATTGATCATTGttctaaagaaattttttttctatctctacAACCGGAATTTCGTGTAATTTTATCAAAGAATGACTGCGGCACTCTAACAATACCCATAGAGCTCATGCGCATCGCATTAGCACATTATTGTGTAAGTCTGGTACAATTGGTTTATCTGTGGTGTAAATCCAGATTCGATTTTGAGCGTACAAAGTCTCTAAATCATTTATTTGTGCGGTAACAGCATCAATTGTTAACGTTTGTGATTTATTCGGTTTTTAGTACCACAGCGGCACTTCGCCATGATATCATATTCTGTATTATCCACTGTTCGCAACAGTAAGTAGGGTAGAGCACGGGTAGATAGTCAATGTACGTACGCATACCATCCAGTTACGTCGATAATTAGTTGCAAGAATCCAAAGAGGATTAGGCGCGAGTAATGCGAGCATAGACTTTCTCAGACTCCTCTCTAATTCATGGCTACGAACTTCGGTTAACTGTCGGTAAAAAAGAAGCCTATTAGATCTCTCGTATTCGTGATCAGCACGTCAAAATTTAATGCTCGTAAAACTGAGTCACTGTGATCTTATGAATTTTGTCGTTTCGTCTGATTAAAAACCATCACACACCTGTCCTtgtgtgaatatttttagagAGAAAATGCAAAAGCGTGCAAGTCCCACTTGTCCACGGTGGAAGGATTACAACATCCACCACGCGCTTGTCGTAATTCCTTGATGTAGTCAGTGTAGAGTCGGTACTACAAAACACGGAGCGAGGGTGGCGCCGCGAGTGGTTTGACCAATAACTAGACTTGTCGTAGGCAGCAACGCCTGCGCGGAGTTGCACTGCTGTACATACGTGACGCCGTGTCCTGTTGAGTGAACCGCGCTAAGCCCGCGGTGTCCGTGTGTGGTGTCGGGATTTGTAGTTCGGTATAATTGGTAAATAAACATCGAAAATGTCCACAGCACCGCACAGCAAGAAGCGGGTCTGCTACTACTACGACAGTGAGTatttcgatactttttatactttcattACGGCTACGCGATCACCGTTTTCTCCGTAGAACCCGTGTTGTCAAACTGTTCTTTGGAGTCCCCGCTATAATGTACCCAAGATCCTCGCAGCATTTCGCTATTCTGTATTTGACTTTGCTAATCAAGCCTCGGATCTCGACGATACTCTCCTGTTTTGGTGAATCTTCGCTCCGTGAAGCATCAGGATGCATCAATACCAGTTTAAAGTCACTTTGAGGCTAGATCGACGGTTTTTCGAACGATAACGCGAGAAACCCACTGGCCGCACGCCGCTGACCGTAGTTTATGCAGGAAGTCACATATCGGCCATTCCTACGGTTCAACGGTACTCGCATTCGCGGGTCTCTCGGTTGCTTCATTCCCTTTTATTGCAGTCGTCCTGTGTAtcaactgaaaattatttctttcaggcCTTAACACTCGAACCCATTGGCtagcgatatttttttatccacttttAACTTATTGATGCATTCATTTTTCCCCCCATCCCAAATAGGTGACATTGGAAACTATTACTATGGACAAGGACATCCCATGAAACCGCATCGCATAAGGATGACCCATAATTTGTTACTTAATTATGGATTGTACAGAAAGATGGAAATTTATGTAAGATATTTTTCCAAGATTCATTcactattatccaaacttcaATTGTCAGGAAAAATCATCTTTATCCATtgtgtctttgttttcatatacTTGATGCTCAGCGACCACACAAAGCTACTGCCGATGAAATGACCAAGTTTCACAGCGATGAGTATATCAGGTTCCTCAGATCCATCAGGCCAGACAATATGTCTGAATACAACAAACAAATGCAACGCTGTAAGGACTCTTTATATATTCAACTGAATCTGCATTGctttttagaaatatttatttcgcgTGTAAAGTAAGCTAACCCATGCATTATCTCCAATGTCCAGTATTAATGAgttatcttttttcttgcaaGAAGTGCTAATTAcaattgtataaataatataaaatagtatcttatatttttaatttctcattttaGTAATGCATCGGTTCACTTTCCTCATGTGATTTTCTCCCAAAAATTAATCTAAATGgattcaaaataattgatgTATAAATGATGCTCATTGCAAATTGTAGCCTCCATATTTTCCCTTTTTAGTGCCATTGACAGCTTGTGttaaatctttttttgattACGGGTCTCAACATTCAATTacattctaatttttatttgagccaagcataaaataaaaaacaatacaaTTTGAAGggataagaaacaaaattattagcttctatttatttatactatctaaattctttaattctttcattttcaaagcaaatatttttttaatgagcATTTTGTTTGTTGAGTATTAGTTCCTTGTCTTAAGAACTATGAAGTGacgataatttcaatttcttttcatctagTCAATGTTGGCGAAGATTGTCCAGTCTTTGATGGTTTGTACGAGTTCTGCCAGTTATCGGCAGGAGGCTCAGTAGCGGCTGCGGTCAAGCTGAATAAACAGGCATcagaaatttgtataaattggGGAGGCGGGTTGCATCACGCCAAGAAAAGCGAGGCCTCTGGTTTTTGCTATGTCAATGACATTGTCCTCGGTATTTTAGAATTGCTTAAGTATCACCAGAGAGTATTGTACATTGACATAGATGTTCACCACGGCGACGGCGTTGAAGAAGCCTTTTACACAACTGATAGAGTAATGACAGTCTCGTTTCACAAATATGGAGAATATTTCCCTGGCACTGGTGACCTTCGAGATATTGGTGCTGGAAAGGTAATTAGATATTTAGATGTCTTAAAGATTACCGGCTGAATTCATGTTCCCCAAAAATAAGTTGaacagtaatttttcattcataaatgatttattttcacttcaagGGTAAATACTACGCAGTCAATATTCCTCTGAGGGATGGAATGGACGATGAAAGTTACGAATCGATATTTGTCCCAATAATATCCAAAGTTATGGAGACGTTTCAACCATCCGCAGTTGTTTTGCAATGTGGTGCTGATTCGTTAACAGGTAATTGAAATGTTTGGAGTTTGGTAAATCTGGTTAAGAAACAACGCTTTATTACTGAACATTTAATGTGACTACGATTCGATTTCAGGCGACAGACTTGGCTGTTTCAATTTGACGGTCAGAGGACATGGCAAATGCGTCGAGTTTGTTAAGAAGTACAATTTACCGTTCCTCATGGTAGGCGGCGGTGGATACACCATTCGTAACGTTTCTAGGTGTTGGACATATGAAACGTCAGTGGCTCTGGGATCGGAAATAGCGAATGAACTGCCCTACAATGATTACTTTGAATATTTCGGTCCCGACTTCAAACTGCATATAAGCCCCTCTAATATGGCGAATCAGAATACACCTGAATATCTGGAGAAAATCAAGtaattgaaatcattttatcATCGATTAACTGCTACCattgtttttcaaagtcaGACGCTCAATTCTCATAAACGAATTTTTATCACAGAACGagattattcgaaaatttgaggATGCTACCTCACGCACCAGGAGTTCAAGTTCAGGCCATTCCTGAAGACGGCGCCGTTGTCGAGGACTCTGAAGCCGACGAGAAAGTTAACCCAGACGAAAGACTGCCACAGAGAGATTTAGACAAACGAATACAGCACGAAAATGAGTATAGCGATAGCGAAGACGAGGGAGACGGTGGCAGGAGGGACAACAGATCGTTCAAGGTAAAATTTGGCTTAGACGTACCAAAATAGAATCatttattttgtagaaaatggGTAGATCCAGAATGCGTCATCTGAGCGTCTAacgaatttgacaaatttttttttcagggttCCAGAAAAAGGCCGCGACTTGAGAAAGGGCAAGAAAGCGGAGATtccgatttgaaaaaagaagatgatATCAAATCAGAGATAAAAGGTAAGCAGCTGCTCTAACTTTGTGAAGATTCATATATTCTACTGTTAGTTTTATTTCCTGCACGTGAACTCTACATCGCGGAAGCTGATGCATTTCTTATTCACTGTTTCCCAGATAATGAGAAGGATGACAAAGCCAATGTAACGAGTGAAGAGGCGAAGAAAGACGGAGGTGTGAATCCCTGATAAGAAAATCCGCTTGGTTAAGTGAATGATTGAATATCTATCTAACTCAAGTCTCCATAGGTTAGGAATCAGAATTGGAAAGAGCAAAAgaagaagtaaagaaacgagaaaaaagaaatgtaaatctAAAACTGAAAGACTGCGAAGTAAAATGTGAGACGTAACATGACAACGTAACATTTtacttcgtgttttttttcctctttcacaTAAAAAGTGTACAAACCATTTACCAACAGTGGTTGTACATGATTTTAATGATATTCCTGCCATTTATGGTAGAGGTATTCAAGTTCTGTATGTATGAATGTTTACCACCACGTAATATTGTGTTTTAAAGTCGGACACTACGAGGTCGGTGAAATGgaatgataaaagaaaactaaTTATGTCCTGAACAAGTCAAGATCATTTATAGATTTAGATACACATATATTTCTAACAGTCTGTCCACACGTCAGCTTCTTAAATATGCAACAAATTAATGAcgaaatatacatattcgaGTCTTTCAAATTTCTCCGTTTTAAACTGTGATCGATTATAGTGGTACTGACATGGATCGTACGTACGGcttgaaaaaaggaaggtaaAATAACAACATTATTTGAAGAAAGGTTATTTTGTAGGTATACATTTAATATAATTGCAAATCTCGCTCCCGTGTCATTTCGTCTAAAGCAGGATCAGTACAGTGAAAAATGCCGACtaccaaaaaatttgtgaagaaaaatcgggctattttcatttcaaggtTGCTTTTtggtgtaataaaattttatgaatttgcCATACATGTTAGGATAcacgattttcaattattatcgatttAATTACGATACTACTAATTCTATGAACGGTAGTTAATTGACATGCAACAAAATTTCTTGAGCGATCccttatcaaaaaatgaaatatcaaatCTGAACAAATTTAAACGATACTCATTTCTTTGGTATTTAATTTACTGTAAAATCGTGCTGCTTGTGAAGATCAAATTACACGTATGAcgttttgtttctcgtcaacttGAGAAACATACCAAAAGTGGAGGGACATTAATAAGTCTACTAAAAGTTCTGCACGTTTTTCGAGAATTggttccgattttttttatcgtttcttaGTCGTTTTACTGCTTAAAAATTaggtgataataattatttgaattgatATATCAGAAATTTCCATTTGTAAACTAgttttttgtataattgaaTTTGGTCGTTTGTCTGCATACCAATTAAAATCATTTGTGATTGAGTCATCTCATTACTTGGCTAAAGCGCGCAATCAATAGTGAATAATACTATAAATTACTATACAAGAATTTCTTTGCTTCCTATAACTGTACATAGTATAGTAGATCAACCTGATATGAAGAACAATATAAATTTACGCAATAATGTGTCTCCTATGCGTAaaggtatattatttttctggaactgagagaagagaaatgaagaaaggatgataattttgttttattcaattaaaaaatataagtacGTAGATGACGATGATGTGCTTAGATGATCTCTGCTTGCAAGTAAATTAAATGTTTCCTTAGACTAAGTCAATTACAATTACAGACAGCACTACGATGACCGCAATCTCGTTATTCTTGCAATTGTAATTATCATTTGGCGtcagtaaaaaatcaaagtctCAACGAAAACAAGGAATATGGAATTATCATAGCtatgtaaaaagaagaaagagttTCTAGTATCATTTGTCTCGTTGTACTATGCATCTCACAGATATATTTCTCGTAAAAATCTGTGAAGGaatcgtttttcatttcccaAATGAAATTTGTCGTTTACAACTTACAGCTGTTTAAAAATGGCCAAATCGTTAGGATTTGATGGCTCAGAATAATGTAGTTGGTTGTTCGTTATGCACTCGGCAGCTGTCCTGAATCATCAGATGCTAACGGATTCgccaatttgaaattcacaaaCGACAAATTTCCTATCAATAGGCAAACAACGTTTCAGTCGCGGGTTTTTATGAGGAACTGATTGATCGCCTACAAGGTGATAGTTCTgggtcaccctgtatatttCTTATTGTCAAGCTGCTACTATCCTAGTTTTgaggcgatttttggagagtGTTCGGTATAGGTGACTACATTCACCAACGTATACTAAACAGCAATGGACGTCGCGTAATCTATGTATGGTGCACTTTGGTGTATCATATACCAGGTGGTAGCAGAAATCGCCCTCCATGAGACCGAATAGATATTTTGACGATTTGGGTATCTGGCCCTCTGACCTCTTcagaataaaatacaattactACCTttatgtgaaaagaaaaatgaatttgatgtaatatgaaaaaaaatttcttggatACGAATTGACTATGTTTATTTGTATTCAAGTGTAAACAACATACACGaatgtttttgaatatttataataaaaaacttcagaaaatcgattttttttttaaattcaacccATAGTCTTTGACTTAGCACTTAGACATAGCTGAGATAAGCAGTAGGGATGAACTTCTTTTGGAAACCAGCATTATTGGATACAAGATTTACTGGACTTGGCCCTGATTGGACACCAGCGGTATTCCATGCACGCCCCAATCGCGTCGGACCCCAAAGATTGGATAGATATACTTAGATGCTCGATTAAAACCTGAATTGTCAGACGTGGAAAAGCAGTGCTGAAATCGCATTTTCAGACTTCACAGATAATTATCTTTCGTTTTCCACAATTAGTCTGGAAATGAGACTTCAGCATTTATGGTGGCTATTAAAACAGTGAAACAATTGCCTGACTTTCCCTGACTAAAATGCTGGGCTGTGTTAACATGTAATAATGCcaataagaataattaattaatgacgCTGGGAATTGATCGGTATTTAAAAGTATGGTCACAATCTATTTAATAGAGACGGAAAGTAATTTATATGCATCCGAG
The genomic region above belongs to Diprion similis isolate iyDipSimi1 chromosome 8, iyDipSimi1.1, whole genome shotgun sequence and contains:
- the LOC124408787 gene encoding histone deacetylase HDAC1 — translated: MSTAPHSKKRVCYYYDSDIGNYYYGQGHPMKPHRIRMTHNLLLNYGLYRKMEIYRPHKATADEMTKFHSDEYIRFLRSIRPDNMSEYNKQMQRFNVGEDCPVFDGLYEFCQLSAGGSVAAAVKLNKQASEICINWGGGLHHAKKSEASGFCYVNDIVLGILELLKYHQRVLYIDIDVHHGDGVEEAFYTTDRVMTVSFHKYGEYFPGTGDLRDIGAGKGKYYAVNIPLRDGMDDESYESIFVPIISKVMETFQPSAVVLQCGADSLTGDRLGCFNLTVRGHGKCVEFVKKYNLPFLMVGGGGYTIRNVSRCWTYETSVALGSEIANELPYNDYFEYFGPDFKLHISPSNMANQNTPEYLEKIKTRLFENLRMLPHAPGVQVQAIPEDGAVVEDSEADEKVNPDERLPQRDLDKRIQHENEYSDSEDEGDGGRRDNRSFKGSRKRPRLEKGQESGDSDLKKEDDIKSEIKDNEKDDKANVTSEEAKKDGGVNP